One region of Quercus lobata isolate SW786 chromosome 2, ValleyOak3.0 Primary Assembly, whole genome shotgun sequence genomic DNA includes:
- the LOC115961682 gene encoding uncharacterized protein LOC115961682 has translation MGDETRNNHEENRRTMYELLHPTQNSVPSCIVFPPNAPHVELKQGLLAILPDFRGQENENPYVHVRAFEKVISSFYAQNVIETAKLRFFPFSLKDKARSWLYTLKPRSIDWRLVSYFYEGLTPRDRQFVQLSYGGDFLQKEPEDAMDYLDEIAENSNTWTGPSPMDSTDRTRTNTTTSSGSVFKLREDDNMSAKISMLTKEIEALKMKGSKSVSATFREDPMEVCKICHEINHATNECASLSSFLNVPEEQSDNVLNPPAPRNFNSPHSSSSSSSSSSRPSLEDALSTFIQRQSKQNQKFESMLTRLDEEVRETKSHITRLTNSLSGIERGELPSQTQPNPINQNLKIGSKDKHEEVKAVTILRSGKEINKSSPLVTKKSKETPVEKEKDETESLGFGEIEQCPMPPPFPQALKLHRNLDTASEILEHLHQVKINLPLLHVIKQVPAYAKVSAVIQHKTSPKYKDPGCPTISCTIGDYIMEHALLDLGASVNLIPFSVYQKLGLGELKPTSITLQLADRSVMELRGIVEDVLVKIEQFYYPVDFIVLDYQLVLHPNVHTPIILGRPFLATANALINCRNGRMQLTFGSMTLELNIFHVAKQPHKDDDCAYVNLIGAVVQEEFNKKCFSDPFETLLNNSVGSYDLECDIHVSKNFSLLDSSQVLEEQQMMAINKGWKPCFKEILKNEKKLVHSSEEAPQLELKPLPGGLKYAYLGTGKLKPRWDGPFIVKEVFNYGTVVVEDPKGGRILKVNGQRLKPFLGGVIPEEETMSLKIPAYWDAT, from the exons ATGGGTGATGAAACACGTAATAATCATGAGGAGAATAGAAGAACTATGTATGAATTGTTGCATCCCACACAAAATTCTGTTCCTTCATGCATCGTGTTTCCACCTAATGCACCACATGTAGAACTGAAACAAGGTTTATTAGCAATACTTCCTGACTTTAGgggacaagaaaatgaaaatccttATGTCCATGTTAGAGCTTTTGAAAAGGTAATTAGTAGTTTCTATGCACAAAATGTTATTGAGACTGCTAAGTTacgtttctttcctttttcactTAAGGATAAGGCAAGAAGTTGGCTTTACACCTTGAAACCTAGGTCTATAG ATTGGAGGTTGGTTAGCTATTTTTATGAAGGACTTACACCTAGGGATCGACAGTTTGTTCAACTCTCATACGGAGGGGACTTTTTACAAAAAGAACCCGAAGATGCAATGGATTATCTTGATGAGATAGCTGAAAACTCTAACACATGGACTGGACCTAGCCCTATGGACTCCACTGATAGGACTAGAACTAACACTACCACTTCTAGTGGAAGTGTTTTCAAGTTGAGGGAAGATGATAACATGAGTGCAAAAATCAGCATGTTAACTAAAGAAATTGAGGCACTCAAAATGAAAGGAAGTAAGAGTGTTAGTGCTACCTTTAGAGAGGACCCAATGGAGGTGTGTAAAATTTGTCATGAGATAAACCATGCTACAAATGAATGTGCATCACTTTCATCATTCTTAAATGTGCCAGAAGAACAA AGTGACAATGTGTTGAATCCTCCTGCTCCAAGGAATTTTAATTCACCacattcatcatcatcatcatcatcatcatcatctagaCCTTCCTTGGAGGATGCACTTAGTACTTTCATTCAAAGGCAAAGTaagcaaaatcaaaaatttGAATCCATGCTCACTAGGCTAGATGAAGAGGTAAGAGAGACCAAGAGTCATATAACTAGGCTTACAAATTCATTGAGTGGGATAGAGAGAGGGGAGCTTCCTTCCCAAACTCAACCCAATCCCATcaatcaaaatctaaaaattggcTCTAAGGATAAACATGAGGAAGTAAAAGCTGTGACCATTTTGAGGAGTGGTAAAGAGATTAATAAAAGTTCTCCTTTAGTAACTAAGAAATCTAAAGAGACCCCagttgaaaaagagaaagatgaaaCTGAGTCACTTGGATTTGGTGAAATTGAACAATGCCCAATGCCTCCACCATTCCCACAAGCCTTAAAATTACATAGGAATTTGGACACCGCATCTGAGAtattagagcatttgcatcaaGTCAAGATAAATTTGCCATTATTGCATGTTATCAAGCAAGTGCCTGCATATGCCAAG GTAAGTGCAGTTATTCAACATAAGACCTCGCCAAAGTATAAGGATCCAGGTTGTCCTACGATCTCTTGTACTATTGGAGATTACATCATGGAGCATGCATTGCTAGATCTTGGGGCAAGTGTTAATTTGATCCCTTTCAGTGTATATCAAAAACTTGGACTTGGTGAGTTGAAACCTACTTCAATAACTTTACAGTTGGCTGATCGCTCTGTAATGGAACTGAGAGGGATTGTTGAGGATGTGTTGgtgaaaattgaacaattttattatcctgttgattttattgttcTAGATTACCAACTTGTTTTACATCCTAATGTTCATACCCCTATTATTTTGGGTAGACCTTTTCTTGCCACAGCTAATGCTTTAATTAATTGCAGGAATGGGAGAATGCAACTCACTTTTGGTTCCATGACTTTGGAGCTAAACATATTTCATGTGGCTAAACAACCACATAAGGATGATGACTGTGCTTATGTGAACCTCATTGGGGCGGTGGTTCAAGAAGAGTTTAATAAGAAATGTTTTTCTGATCCTTTTGAAACTCTTCTTAATAATTCTGTTGGTTCTTATGATTTAGAATGTGATATTCATGTAtctaaaaatttttctttgttggattCCTCACAGGTTTTGGAAGAACAACAGATGATGGCAATTAATAAAGGGTGGAAGCCTTGCTTTAAGGAGatactaaaaaatgaaaaaaagctcGTGCATTCAAGTGAAGAGGCACCACAGCTGGAGCTTAAGCCGCTGCCCGGTGGTcttaaatatgcatatttaggCACAGGTAAGTTAAAACCTAGGTGGGATGGCCCTTTCATTGTAAAGGAAGTGTTTAACTATGGAACTGTAGTAGTTGAGGACCCTAAAGGTGGTAGGATTTTGAAAGTAAATGGACAAAGGTTAAAAccattcttagggggagttaTACCAGAGGAGGAGACTATGTCACTAAAGATCCCTGCCTATTGGGATGCTACGTGA